A window of the Cheilinus undulatus linkage group 21, ASM1832078v1, whole genome shotgun sequence genome harbors these coding sequences:
- the LOC121503488 gene encoding glutamine-rich protein 2 isoform X1, with amino-acid sequence MKEFCQQQKAVIAQTETIDTVEKCCHRVDALEQTLRSLRDTCKKTPELAELFKSVTWSFMQPASLTDSKDIQEPSSTCQPATETPSPPPEPQQKSPPKPSQTSPDIAEVMRNMSKLAEKYNKLEALVAALKDRKADISQLTQLRELVNNKGSMDATKNLTDQLNQHRALIDSLMSDREKLDFLRCRMEDLILSLTSQYAVNPKDDSDDRTQGRERSAGRAGTLQDDKNAELVNSLQKEILQLQTECEKLQETTRCLQEDNIQKQSYIEELCKATEELEVKKADRLMVESAIRNDKSALDSKVSRVQFDSVTEQLNALFNELLNKVTGQEQDWHKVVSRLSTEMECKLNRMEFEPVKKELEDRWKTIYGKLQAQEGPDLNNAAAVKKQLVDRFHCLTCDQPVVANFFAPTLVELPSATCTSSRKVIWPFGVNPREKFQPHNRRHFSDMRDYSYLAMSRSCGGRGTIISRTALFGNLKKARDGTAMLRKSLPAQSEQGDIVSYRGHLNEPACITTRPTSSSKEDEARCSPGLLPSSFPETAHGSPLHNAHNGQAGRSGHS; translated from the exons ATGAAGGAGTTCTGCCAACAACAGAAG GCTGTCATTGCTCAAACAGAGACCATCGACACTGTGGAGAAATGCTGCCATCGTGTGGATGCCCTGGAGCAAACTTTG AGATCATTGAGAGACACATGTAAGAAGACCCCGGAGCTTGCAGAGCTGTTTAAGAGTGTGACCTGGAGCTTCATGCAACCTGCTTCTCTCACTGACAGTAAAGACATTCAGGAG CCGTCATCAACATGTCAACCAGCCACCGAGACCCCTTCACCTCCTCCAGAACCCCAACAAAAGAGTCCTCCTAAACCAAGCCAAACATCCCCAGACATAGCAGAGGTCATGAGGAACATGAGCAAGCTGGCAGAGAAGTACAACAAACTGGAAGCTCTTGTAGCAGCTCTGAAGGACAGAAAAGCAGACATCTCACAGCTGACGCAACTTAGAGAGCTCGTCAACAACAAAG GTTCCATGGATGCAACAAAGAACCTGACGGATCAGCTGAACCAGCATAGAGCTTTGATAGACAGCCTGATGAGCGACCGAGAAAAG CTGGACTTCCTGCGGTGCAGAATGGAGGACCTGATTCTGTCTTTGACCTCTCAGTATGCCGTCAACCCCAAGGATGACAGTGATGACCGCACTCAGGGTAGAGAGAGATCTGCAGGCAGAGCAGGGACACTGCAGGACGACAAG AATGCAGAGCTGGTGAACAGCCTGCAGAAGGAGATTCTTCAGCTTCAAACCGAGTGTGAAAAACTGCAGGAGACCACGAGGTGTCTGCAAGAGGACAACATACAGAAACAGAGCTACATCGAG GAACTGTGCAAAGCAACAGAGGAGCTTGAGGTGAAGAAGGCTGACAGGCTGATGGTGGAGAGTGCAATT AGAAATGATAAGTCTGCTCTGGACAGCAAAGTTAGCCGTGTACAGTTTGACTCCGTGACGGAGCAGCTTAATGCGCTGTTTAATGAGCTGCTGAACAAGGTGACGGGCCAGGAGCAGGACTGGCATAAAGTTGTCAGCAGACTCTCCACTGAGATGGAGTGTAAG CTGAACCGGATGGAGTTTGAACCTGTGAAGAAAGAACTGGAAGATCGCTGGAAGACAATCTACGGGAAGCTGCAGGCTCAGGAAGGTCCAGACCTCAATAACGCTGCTGCTGTGAAGAA ACAACTTGTGGACAGATTTCACTGCCTCACCTGTGACCAACCTGTCGTTGCAAACTTCTTCGCACC GACTTTAGTTGAGCTGCCGTCTGCTACCTGTACTTCCTCACGCAAAGTCATCTGGCCATTCGGAGTTAACCCTCGGGAAAAGTTTCAACCGCACAACAGAAG ACATTTCTCAGACATGAGAGACTACAGTTACCTGGCCATGTCAAGGAGCTGCGGCGGGAGAGGCACAATCATAAGCCGCACTGCGCTGTTCGGTAACCTGAAGAAAGCGAGAGATGGAACCGCCATGTTACGAAAAAGTCTTCCTGCACAG TCGGAGCAGGGGGACATCGTCAGTTACAGAGGTCATCTGAACGAACCCGCCTGCATAACTACCAGACCTACAAGCTCCAGCAAAGAAG ACGAAGCCAGGTGCTCTCCAGGCCTCCTGCCCTCATCTTTCCCAGAGACTGCACATGGCTCTCCTCTCCATAACGCACACAACGGACAGGCTGGACGCTCAGGACACTCCTGA
- the LOC121503488 gene encoding glutamine-rich protein 2 isoform X2 — MKEFCQQQKAVIAQTETIDTVEKCCHRVDALEQTLRSLRDTCKKTPELAELFKSVTWSFMQPASLTDSKDIQEPSSTCQPATETPSPPPEPQQKSPPKPSQTSPDIAEVMRNMSKLAEKYNKLEALVAALKDRKADISQLTQLRELVNNKGSMDATKNLTDQLNQHRALIDSLMSDREKNAELVNSLQKEILQLQTECEKLQETTRCLQEDNIQKQSYIEELCKATEELEVKKADRLMVESAIRNDKSALDSKVSRVQFDSVTEQLNALFNELLNKVTGQEQDWHKVVSRLSTEMECKLNRMEFEPVKKELEDRWKTIYGKLQAQEGPDLNNAAAVKKQLVDRFHCLTCDQPVVANFFAPTLVELPSATCTSSRKVIWPFGVNPREKFQPHNRRHFSDMRDYSYLAMSRSCGGRGTIISRTALFGNLKKARDGTAMLRKSLPAQSEQGDIVSYRGHLNEPACITTRPTSSSKEDEARCSPGLLPSSFPETAHGSPLHNAHNGQAGRSGHS, encoded by the exons ATGAAGGAGTTCTGCCAACAACAGAAG GCTGTCATTGCTCAAACAGAGACCATCGACACTGTGGAGAAATGCTGCCATCGTGTGGATGCCCTGGAGCAAACTTTG AGATCATTGAGAGACACATGTAAGAAGACCCCGGAGCTTGCAGAGCTGTTTAAGAGTGTGACCTGGAGCTTCATGCAACCTGCTTCTCTCACTGACAGTAAAGACATTCAGGAG CCGTCATCAACATGTCAACCAGCCACCGAGACCCCTTCACCTCCTCCAGAACCCCAACAAAAGAGTCCTCCTAAACCAAGCCAAACATCCCCAGACATAGCAGAGGTCATGAGGAACATGAGCAAGCTGGCAGAGAAGTACAACAAACTGGAAGCTCTTGTAGCAGCTCTGAAGGACAGAAAAGCAGACATCTCACAGCTGACGCAACTTAGAGAGCTCGTCAACAACAAAG GTTCCATGGATGCAACAAAGAACCTGACGGATCAGCTGAACCAGCATAGAGCTTTGATAGACAGCCTGATGAGCGACCGAGAAAAG AATGCAGAGCTGGTGAACAGCCTGCAGAAGGAGATTCTTCAGCTTCAAACCGAGTGTGAAAAACTGCAGGAGACCACGAGGTGTCTGCAAGAGGACAACATACAGAAACAGAGCTACATCGAG GAACTGTGCAAAGCAACAGAGGAGCTTGAGGTGAAGAAGGCTGACAGGCTGATGGTGGAGAGTGCAATT AGAAATGATAAGTCTGCTCTGGACAGCAAAGTTAGCCGTGTACAGTTTGACTCCGTGACGGAGCAGCTTAATGCGCTGTTTAATGAGCTGCTGAACAAGGTGACGGGCCAGGAGCAGGACTGGCATAAAGTTGTCAGCAGACTCTCCACTGAGATGGAGTGTAAG CTGAACCGGATGGAGTTTGAACCTGTGAAGAAAGAACTGGAAGATCGCTGGAAGACAATCTACGGGAAGCTGCAGGCTCAGGAAGGTCCAGACCTCAATAACGCTGCTGCTGTGAAGAA ACAACTTGTGGACAGATTTCACTGCCTCACCTGTGACCAACCTGTCGTTGCAAACTTCTTCGCACC GACTTTAGTTGAGCTGCCGTCTGCTACCTGTACTTCCTCACGCAAAGTCATCTGGCCATTCGGAGTTAACCCTCGGGAAAAGTTTCAACCGCACAACAGAAG ACATTTCTCAGACATGAGAGACTACAGTTACCTGGCCATGTCAAGGAGCTGCGGCGGGAGAGGCACAATCATAAGCCGCACTGCGCTGTTCGGTAACCTGAAGAAAGCGAGAGATGGAACCGCCATGTTACGAAAAAGTCTTCCTGCACAG TCGGAGCAGGGGGACATCGTCAGTTACAGAGGTCATCTGAACGAACCCGCCTGCATAACTACCAGACCTACAAGCTCCAGCAAAGAAG ACGAAGCCAGGTGCTCTCCAGGCCTCCTGCCCTCATCTTTCCCAGAGACTGCACATGGCTCTCCTCTCCATAACGCACACAACGGACAGGCTGGACGCTCAGGACACTCCTGA